CCTCTTCCTCGGGACGTGGGAGGGGCTGGTCGCGAACCGCACTCCGCCCGCATCGGCCAACCCGATCGCCTACCGCGAGACGAGCGCCGCGCTCGTGAACCAGACCGCCGCTCTCGAGGTTCTCCGCGCGTTCTACGAGGGGTACGGAAGTTCCGTTGCCGGGTTCAACGGAACCGCGAACTGTGCCCGGGATCCGCCGACGGTCGAAGCGTGCACCGACCGGACCGTTCGTTCGAACGTCGCTCCGCTCATCGTTCCGCTCTTCCCCGGTAATCCCGCGGCCCAGAATCTGGCGAACGTCACGCTCGGATCGCTCGGCGTGGAGAACTACACCGCCTACGCGAGCGTGCGAACGACCGCCGCGAACGTCCTCAGTCCCTCGCTCGGACTGCCTCCGAAGTGGGTCGTCATCGTCTGGACGGAGTTCCCTCGGGGGATCTCGTCGCCGGCGGTCGCGACGGCGTGGGCGAACGCGACGGTCGCGAACTCCTCGTACTACGCGGAGCCGCTCCCGATCCCCCATTCGATCTCGGCCGAGTTCGTCAATCCGGCGGGGACCGCGGGCCTGATCGTCGTCTTCTTCTCCGTCGACGACGGCTTCACCGTCGGCGGGGCCAAGCCCGTCTACGACGATATCAACGAGATCAACCGTATCGTGCCCGGGGCCCTCGCCGCGGCCGATCCTTCGCGGGCGATCTCCTTCGAGCAGACGGGCACCTCCGCCCTCGATCTCGCCCAGCAGACCATCCTGAACGAGTCGCTCGGCCTCGTGCTCCCGATCACCGTAATCCTGTTGATGGGGATCACGGCGCTGTACTTTCGCGCCCCGATCACGCCCCTCACGGCGTTCGTGGGGCTCGCGATCGCGCTCGTGCTCAGTCTCGGCAGCACGGTGCTCATCGGCACGTTCATCACGCACGTCGATACCTCGGCCCTGACGCTCGAGGAGGTCTTCGTCCTCGGGGTCGGGACCGATTACTCGATCTTCCTCATCGCCCGGTACCGAGAGGAGCTCGTCGCCGGCCGCGCGTCCAAGGACGCGGTGGTCACGGCGCTGACGTGGGCGGGCCAGAGCGTGGCCACCAGTGGCTCGACCGCGATCATCGCCACGCTCGCCCTCGCCTTCAGCGGGGTCGCCCTCCTGAGCCAGTGGGGTTCCGTGCTCTCGGTCGCGATCCTCATCACGATGATGGCGTCGCTCACGCTGACGCCCGCGCTGCTCGTGCTGGTCGGACCGAGGGTTTTCTGGCCGGCGACGGGGAACCGCTTCCGCACGCAGGCGGCCACGCAGAACGCCCGCATCGCCGGGGAGCGGACGTACTTCTACCGCGCCGCTCGGCTCACCCAACGCCGGCCGTGGACGATCGTGGGGGTCATCCTGCTGCTGTCGATCCCCCTCATCCTGGTCGCGCTGGCCGTGCCGTTGTCGTACGACTACTACGACCAGCTTCCGTCGAGCCAACCGGCCGTGCAGGGGCTCCAGACACTGGGCGCCCACTATGGACCCGGGTTCGCGTTCCCGTCGTACACCCTCGTGTCGTTCTCCGCCCCGCTGATCGTAGGGAACCACACGAACGCCCGAGAATTCTCCGAGATCGCTTCGTTAACGGCCATCGCGCAGTCGACCGGCGGGATCGCTCAAGTGCAATCCCCGGTGGGTCCCTGGGGAGCTCCTCTCTCCACGTGGGAGAACTACTCGACCGCTCCGATTGCTACGCAGCAGAACCTGCACGCCCTGCTCGGCGCGTACGTGGGCGCCGACGGACGGACCGTGCTGCTCACGCTTCAGACCGGCGTGAGCGGCTTGTCGGCGAACGCCATCTCGGCGATCCAGTCGGTCGAGTCGTCGTTCTCGACGTACCAGATCGCCCACTCCGATGTTACAGAGGTCGCCTTTGGCGGAGCGGCCCCCACGACGAGCGATCTCGCCTCCCAGACGGCGCTCGCGACCGAGCGCATGGTCATCGCGGTGGCGATCGGGCTGATCGTTGTGCTGTTCGTCGTGCTGAGGTCCTGGATCATCCCGATCATGGCCGTGGCGACGATCGGTCTGTCGATCATCTGGTCGTGGGCGATCACCTACCTCGTGCTGGGGCGGATCTTCGGCATCGCATTGTTCTTCTTCGTGCCCACGGTCCTGTTCATCCTAATCTTGGGCCTCGGAATCGACTACAACATCTTCCTGTTGACGCGCGTGCGCGAGGAGCGCTTGCGGGGACGTTCTTCGACCAACGCGGCGGTGGAGGGTGTGGCGCGCACGGGCGGGATCATCACGGCCGCCGCCATCATCCTCGCGAGCGCGTTCGCGACCCTGATGTTCGGGAGCTTCGCGCTGCTCGTGGCGATCGGGTTCTCGGTAGCGGTCGCCGTCGTGCTCGACGCGATGGTGATCCGGACCTACCTCGTCCCGGCGGCGCTCCACCTCCTCGGGGACCGCGTTTGGGAGATCCGCCGCCGCGGGCCCGAGCCGGTGGCGGCGTCGAGGACTTCGGACATCGGCCGGGCGACCGAGCCGCCGACGAACTAGAGGTAGCGGGCGCGCGCGCGCTCGACGTGCTGCTCGGCGCCCGAGACGTCCACGACCTCCGCGATCGCACCGTCCGGGTTGATGAAGAACGTCACGCGCTTCGCGGTCCCGATGGGCCGGAGCACCCCGTAGGCTTTCGCCACCCTCTTCCCGTAATCGGCCACCAGCGGGAACGGCAGGCTGTACTTCGTCGCGAACGCCTGCTGATCCGGGCAGTCATCGGTGCTGACGCCCACGATCTGGACCCCCGCCTTCTGGAACTCGGCGTAGTGGTCGCGGAACCCCTTCGCCTCGATCGTGCATCCGGGGGTGTCGGCCTTCGGATAGAAGTAGAGCACCACCGGCTTCCCTCGGAGCGAGGAGAGGCGGAAGGACGAGCCGTCCTGAAGTTTCTCTTGGAAGTCCGGCGCGGGCTGACCTGCTTCGACCATGGTACCGACCCTCGGAGCGCCCACCGGATATTTAGGAGGGAGGGGCCGCGCCGCTCACCCGGCGGATACCGTCACCAGCGTCTCGGTGCCTTTGATGCCCGGGATCCGACGGATCTTCCCGATGACGACGTCCAGCGCCTCGTTGATGTGCTCGGCCTGGACCTTGGCGATCAGGTCGAACGGGCCCGTGACGGCCTGCACTTCCACCACGTGGGGGATCGCC
Above is a genomic segment from Thermoplasmata archaeon containing:
- a CDS encoding peroxiredoxin, whose translation is MVEAGQPAPDFQEKLQDGSSFRLSSLRGKPVVLYFYPKADTPGCTIEAKGFRDHYAEFQKAGVQIVGVSTDDCPDQQAFATKYSLPFPLVADYGKRVAKAYGVLRPIGTAKRVTFFINPDGAIAEVVDVSGAEQHVERARARYL
- a CDS encoding MMPL family transporter, with amino-acid sequence MADPTLHGRGPRIFAALGRWVVRHPWYPIAFWVVLLIVAVPFLPLLGSVTTNSTTSLPSSAPSSMANQELAQLFPNQSGGASTYLLFTAGNMTDTNAQTSILAVSESLGADPKLTYVSEISNVYSAYATYLGGQAQIASGVVQSSIPTLLPAVNLSSALLWGPPALFLGTWEGLVANRTPPASANPIAYRETSAALVNQTAALEVLRAFYEGYGSSVAGFNGTANCARDPPTVEACTDRTVRSNVAPLIVPLFPGNPAAQNLANVTLGSLGVENYTAYASVRTTAANVLSPSLGLPPKWVVIVWTEFPRGISSPAVATAWANATVANSSYYAEPLPIPHSISAEFVNPAGTAGLIVVFFSVDDGFTVGGAKPVYDDINEINRIVPGALAAADPSRAISFEQTGTSALDLAQQTILNESLGLVLPITVILLMGITALYFRAPITPLTAFVGLAIALVLSLGSTVLIGTFITHVDTSALTLEEVFVLGVGTDYSIFLIARYREELVAGRASKDAVVTALTWAGQSVATSGSTAIIATLALAFSGVALLSQWGSVLSVAILITMMASLTLTPALLVLVGPRVFWPATGNRFRTQAATQNARIAGERTYFYRAARLTQRRPWTIVGVILLLSIPLILVALAVPLSYDYYDQLPSSQPAVQGLQTLGAHYGPGFAFPSYTLVSFSAPLIVGNHTNAREFSEIASLTAIAQSTGGIAQVQSPVGPWGAPLSTWENYSTAPIATQQNLHALLGAYVGADGRTVLLTLQTGVSGLSANAISAIQSVESSFSTYQIAHSDVTEVAFGGAAPTTSDLASQTALATERMVIAVAIGLIVVLFVVLRSWIIPIMAVATIGLSIIWSWAITYLVLGRIFGIALFFFVPTVLFILILGLGIDYNIFLLTRVREERLRGRSSTNAAVEGVARTGGIITAAAIILASAFATLMFGSFALLVAIGFSVAVAVVLDAMVIRTYLVPAALHLLGDRVWEIRRRGPEPVAASRTSDIGRATEPPTN
- a CDS encoding Lrp/AsnC ligand binding domain-containing protein; the encoded protein is MSGKIALWDGPYRSGRLVSLKSGIEPTATVDRPMETLYLLIEIEVGRLDEVLARLRAIPHVVEVQAVTGPFDLIAKVQAEHINEALDVVIGKIRRIPGIKGTETLVTVSAG